In Amphiprion ocellaris isolate individual 3 ecotype Okinawa chromosome 5, ASM2253959v1, whole genome shotgun sequence, the genomic stretch GCTTAGTcatggcagaaaaaagaaaacgaaaTTTTTCGGAGACTGAGATAGAGGTGCTTGTGGATGAGGTGGAGGCCAGGAAGAGTATTTTGTTTGGTGGTCATAGTAGTGGCAtcactaacaaaagaaaaggcactGAGTGGCAGCACGTTGTCACCTCTGTCAACAGTATGAGTTCCACAGAGAGAACTGTGGCAGAGGTGAAAAAGAAGTGGTCTGATTTGAAGGTGGAGGCCATGAAGAGAGTGACATGCCATCGCCAAAGCATGTCTGCTACAGGTGGAGATAGAGGCAAACCTGAGCCCACACCTCTGGACAGCAGGATAGCATCCATCCTCGGGACGGCCAGCGGGTGTGGAATCGtgtcagagaaggaaggagacacCGATTTGGAGGAGACCGGTAAagtacagttttatctgtttattaaatatttaaatggactTGTAAAAAGGCAGTGGACTTATGCTTTTTGTCCTCAGTCACTCTAGAGTTGGAAACGCTGGCTGACGAGGAGGTTCTGACCACAGCGTGTCCTGTCAGCGTGGATGAAGCCTGGCTGTCCCCAGTACAAGTACATCCTGAGACCATGGCACACCTAGAAGTGGTCGGATCCTGACAGACAGAGTCCTACAATCACAAAGGGACACCATCGGTGCCATAAATGAAGTGCGGGATGAGCTCCAGCAAGTATGCACAGTAATGAACCAGTGTCTGGGGGAGTAGCCACTGTCACCTGCAAGGTATAACAGAAGAGTAAATAAATACTCAGCTTTAATGGGTAGAATCGTTACAATGGTGTTCATGTAGCTACTTACCCAGGAGCCAGCCATCCCGCAGTGCCGGCCTGCAGTCTTTTCCCTACACTGCTGTGCGTCAGGATGAATGAGTCATGTGTTGACCCAGGCCACCATGCCACTAAATTTGTTATGATCATGTCCGATGTACAAATGATTTCTACATTGAttgaatgtacattttttcgGTTCACATACACAAATTCATTTTCACTCGGAGCCCTTATAGCAACATGAGTGCAGTCAATTGCGCCGATTACATTTGGTAAACCGGACATTGCTGCAAATTGCCCTTTAATGTTGGCCTGTTCACCCACAGTGTAAAGAAACCTGACGTATCGACTGGTCATGTTTATTAACCACactgtgtgcctgtgtgttggACATGGATGAAACTGagactgatgctgctgcttgCTGCTGCAGGTTGTCCTGTGACCTGAGGGTGGTTGCACAGCTGAAGTCCCGCACTCTTGGCAACAGTGTCACTCAGCTGTGCAACACCCTGCGGGAGACCCACGCTGACTCCTGGATGCAGAGAGCGATCCACTACCTCGGCGTGTGCGAGCAGTTCCTGGCCTTGTGCTCCGTGAGGGGGCAGTTTCCACCACCGCCCCAGATGCCTCCTCTGCCGTCAGCCGAGTGGCTGCTGATGGTCTACGGCTACGACGTCCTGATGCGGCTGGAGGAGTACAAGGCCAGGATCACATCCACCTTGGGATCCATCATAAAAATGGATTCAACCAAGAAGGTGAAGGAAGTTTATCTGTTTGACACATCCcactgcctgtctgtctctcactgaaACCTGTGCGTCTCTGTGTCCGTCCAGGTGACAAAGAAGCTTGCAGGTATCGCCTCAGACACGGCTGCGTGGGTTACCAACGTCGGTAATGAGCATGGGCAGGTCCTCATCAGTGTCCTCACCTGCTCAGAGGGCTCTGAGGGCCTGTCCAGCATGGTGACCGGATTGATGAGGCGATACCAGCACGCCGGGGTAGCTCCCCCCCAGCTCATCTACGTAGACCGGGACTGCTGCAACCGAGACGGCGTGTCCAAGACAGCTGCCTTATTTCCAGTATGTACCTGAGATTAATGTGACCCCTGACAGTCAGACATCATTCATGTTCCTTACCCACGTGACCATAGACCAGAGTCAGGACAGGTTTTGTTCTGAGCATTTGAACATATTGGACATAAAAACTCTTTAACTTCCAACCACCTCACAGATAATTAAAACTCTGATGTTGTCTTATTAAATATCgttttattaatatatatatatatatatatatatatatatatatatatatatatatatatatatatatatatatatatatatatatatatatatatatatatatacacatacatacatttgattttcttatttcatgttgatattttattacttactgCTTGTTGTTatgcaccgtccagtggaagctatttCTATTTTCGGCATGCCATGTGTTTGACAAAAAAGCTATTGTAATtctaattctattttattttctgtttctcaggAGTGGGGACAGCTGCTGGTGAGACTGGACATCTGGCACCTGATGCGGCGCTTCGCATCAGGTGTCACCACAGAGTCTCACCAGCTCTACCCCACTTTCATGAGGCAGCTGTCTCATTGCATCTTCGAGGTGGACTCTGGAGATGCCCGCCGTCTCACTGAGGCCAAGCGGTCCGAGCTGGAGGGGAAGCACGGGATGGTCGGCCTGACGGATGCCGAGGTGATCCGGAGGATCTCCAAGGAGGAGTGGAGGCTCCACTGTCGTCGGTGGACGCGTGGGGCCGAGGAGACCGCACTCCTCATCCACGAACTCCTGGACACCTTCGGCGGTCCGGCCGGACGCGACACCCTGGACATCCCGCTGCTAGACGCTCTCCACATCCAGGACATCTGGAAGACGCAGAGACGTCACCTCAGCTGCATTCAGGACCCACCGGGCGTGCAGCTGTACACCCAGACCGGCAGGCTGACACAGGGCGGGGTCAGCCTGCCGGTTTATCACTGCGCCAGGGGCTCCACGTCCCTGGAATccttccacctccacctccaccggTTCATCCCAGCTAACTCCTGTCTCTCAGCCTGCAATACAGAAACATTATGTAGTAAGTGTATGACGAGTGCTAATACCGTACACTTAATGTCTgaattaaaatctgttttgtcaGGTAACAGTGCAAGCGCCAAATACTTCCAGGCATTCCTGGTTGATGGACTGGTGAGGTGGAaggaggacagagcagcagcagctgcagcactgGTTGCAGCTGAGGAACAAGTGGCATCTCTGCGCTCCTACTGTGGCCACCTCAAGCACATCCTGAACCAGAAGAGCCAACGGGTGCTTGGCCTTCAGATGGTTCAGGACTTAACCAGGCCTGCTGCGTACACAGGTAGATGATATGAAAACACTCTGTCATTATGTCAGCTGTTGGAGCAGTGAGTCTGACCCTCCTCATGCTTTGTCTCAGGTGAGCTCTTCGGGGTGGAGTACCTGTA encodes the following:
- the LOC111569037 gene encoding uncharacterized protein LOC111569037, encoding MDETETDAAACCCRLSCDLRVVAQLKSRTLGNSVTQLCNTLRETHADSWMQRAIHYLGVCEQFLALCSVRGQFPPPPQMPPLPSAEWLLMVYGYDVLMRLEEYKARITSTLGSIIKMDSTKKVTKKLAGIASDTAAWVTNVGNEHGQVLISVLTCSEGSEGLSSMVTGLMRRYQHAGVAPPQLIYVDRDCCNRDGVSKTAALFPEWGQLLVRLDIWHLMRRFASGVTTESHQLYPTFMRQLSHCIFEVDSGDARRLTEAKRSELEGKHGMVGLTDAEVIRRISKEEWRLHCRRWTRGAEETALLIHELLDTFGGPAGRDTLDIPLLDALHIQDIWKTQRRHLSCIQDPPGVQLYTQTGRLTQGGVSLPVYHCARGSTSLESFHLHLHRFIPANSCLSACNTETLCSKCMTSANTVHLMSELKSVLSGNSASAKYFQAFLVDGLVRWKEDRAAAAAALVAAEEQVASLRSYCGHLKHILNQKSQRVLGLQMVQDLTRPAAYTGELFGVEYLYQQTGRVLEDVSLDPDTPDEAAAIQALEEADEGFEDDVGDPTVFEPEPPSTITAAAARSGDPADAPRSEPSCPAAPDQDAPPEAPEGPTPAAPNSSDSEGLSDSRVDRLIALWQRLPECNKRRVVYPARHQERQPMGRFKAAKGKNTSCPGKESLQRCLLGQNAGPANWPSASRLVEAVCSQLCRLHPATARVSGVPKTQWSLVLTDYVAIREAVLVSPRLMAQTTIQLFELNQRALSQWFSRHQKAWERTVLEQGTGIVPAPAVADEPLPAAKGLSLVQVGQGQPFLFPGPEEQPGPSARGQPAPCPPPRPPPPPPPPPHQHPPAIGSAPAAAPLPGLTQLPRTTAYRKRKAAEAAAAAAAAGEGPPPRTKARRQTAQYTCSKCGQLKRLDTGHTRIAGVSYCAAVGGMTVEEWGENMKRPPEEKGD